A genomic region of Methanobacterium sp. SMA-27 contains the following coding sequences:
- the cas4 gene encoding CRISPR-associated protein Cas4, which translates to MQFTEILEEIFNDVPEYLETVYLKFEDEIIDDEVGIRFESLKEDLKYNSWLIAIKSQKILNSGINGSDAVDMLFPPCLNEFAIEDKEDGLFGKVDKIEIIDGVYYPIKFKTSLPPLKGVWDSDALQVTAYAILMEYEFNKEVPVGFVNYIKLGSKKPVLINSYIREKFLNVYNELSDILYNDYVPEVVKNHKKCLACNYSEICDYNVG; encoded by the coding sequence ATGCAATTTACGGAAATATTAGAAGAGATTTTCAATGATGTTCCAGAGTATTTGGAAACTGTTTATTTGAAATTTGAAGATGAAATAATTGATGATGAAGTTGGTATTAGATTCGAAAGCTTAAAGGAAGATCTGAAATACAATTCATGGTTAATAGCTATAAAAAGTCAAAAAATATTAAATAGCGGAATAAATGGTTCTGATGCCGTAGATATGCTTTTTCCACCATGTTTAAATGAATTTGCAATTGAAGATAAGGAAGATGGGCTTTTTGGAAAGGTAGATAAAATAGAAATTATTGATGGAGTGTATTATCCAATTAAATTTAAAACAAGTTTACCTCCTTTAAAAGGTGTGTGGGATTCCGATGCATTACAAGTAACAGCTTATGCTATTTTAATGGAATATGAATTTAATAAAGAAGTACCAGTGGGTTTTGTCAACTACATAAAATTAGGATCTAAAAAACCAGTTCTAATTAATTCATATATAAGGGAAAAATTCTTGAATGTTTACAACGAACTTTCAGACATACTATACAATGATTATGTTCCTGAAGTTGTTAAAAATCATAAAAAATGCCTTGCTTGTAATTACTCTGAAATATGTGATTATAATGTAGGATAA
- a CDS encoding DUF6448 family protein encodes MAPLCDTMDGPVVTAAELALEMENINYVIPYIKKEYERELRDAFDRVVIVRELSGEAAEVADYWFFETAVRLHMLGDGKSYNGIKHSGLNWGPVINKAEEAIEIGDKTVLEEFLMNLIEESFENRFEDMMSKKEYDLNDVDAARDYITAMLEFIRFSHELYNHIEKTNQNFNP; translated from the coding sequence ATGGCACCGCTTTGTGATACAATGGATGGGCCGGTTGTAACAGCCGCTGAACTCGCATTAGAAATGGAAAATATAAATTATGTAATTCCCTATATAAAAAAGGAGTATGAAAGAGAGTTAAGAGATGCTTTTGATAGGGTGGTTATTGTAAGAGAACTCAGTGGTGAAGCAGCTGAAGTTGCTGACTACTGGTTTTTTGAAACTGCGGTTAGATTGCATATGTTGGGGGATGGAAAATCTTACAATGGAATAAAACATTCTGGTCTAAACTGGGGACCTGTGATCAACAAGGCAGAAGAAGCAATTGAAATAGGGGATAAAACTGTATTAGAAGAATTCCTAATGAATTTAATTGAAGAATCGTTTGAAAATCGGTTTGAAGATATGATGTCCAAGAAGGAATATGATCTCAATGATGTTGATGCTGCAAGAGATTATATAACCGCCATGCTTGAATTTATTCGATTCTCACATGAATTGTACAATCATATAGAGAAAACAAATCAGAATTTTAATCCATAA
- a CDS encoding DUF5612 domain-containing protein — protein MKEDAITIKAHNKPGVLRDITDMMAKCGINISYTHLFIEKDESASVYMELEDVDDIETLAKNIRTHGNVDNVETHRSLSEIYGKRIIIIGGGAQVAQVAQGAITEADRHNIRGERISVDTIPLVGEHELAEAVSAVGRLPRIGALVLAGSLMGGRITTCIEKIKTEHDVIVISLNMPGSVTEKADLVVTDPVQAGVMAVMAVAETAIFDIKKIGRKKF, from the coding sequence ATGAAAGAGGATGCAATAACCATCAAAGCCCACAATAAACCGGGAGTATTGCGAGATATAACGGATATGATGGCTAAATGTGGGATAAATATTTCATATACTCACCTTTTCATAGAAAAAGATGAATCTGCATCTGTTTATATGGAATTGGAAGATGTGGACGACATAGAAACCCTTGCAAAAAACATTCGTACCCATGGAAATGTTGATAACGTTGAAACCCACCGTTCTCTGAGTGAGATATATGGAAAGAGAATAATAATTATAGGTGGTGGAGCTCAGGTAGCACAAGTTGCACAAGGTGCCATAACTGAGGCAGACCGTCATAACATCAGGGGCGAAAGGATAAGCGTAGATACCATCCCGTTAGTTGGAGAACACGAACTTGCAGAAGCAGTTTCAGCAGTAGGAAGACTTCCAAGAATTGGCGCTCTAGTTTTAGCTGGGTCTCTTATGGGAGGTAGAATAACCACCTGTATTGAAAAAATAAAAACTGAACACGATGTTATTGTTATAAGTCTCAATATGCCTGGAAGTGTAACTGAAAAGGCGGATCTTGTAGTTACAGATCCTGTTCAAGCAGGTGTAATGGCAGTTATGGCTGTAGCTGAAACAGCAATTTTTGATATAAAAAAAATTGGGAGAAAGAAATTTTAA
- a CDS encoding transposase, which yields MLPEKVKFNQKTTIGLDMGLTHFLITSKSVKVNNPRPLKQQLKRLKHEQRKLSRKQKGSNNHNKQQINLSKIHERIRNIREDFQHKLSKSIVCENQAIAIEKLNIKGMLRNHNLAQSISDVGWAGFIDCTCGEG from the coding sequence ATCTTACCTGAAAAAGTAAAATTCAATCAGAAAACCACCATAGGATTGGATATGGGATTAACCCACTTCTTAATCACTAGTAAAAGTGTTAAGGTTAATAATCCACGACCACTTAAACAACAGTTGAAACGACTTAAACATGAACAACGAAAGTTATCACGTAAACAGAAAGGTTCAAATAATCATAATAAACAACAAATCAACCTATCAAAGATTCATGAACGAATACGAAACATACGTGAGGATTTCCAGCATAAACTTAGTAAATCTATTGTATGTGAGAACCAAGCAATAGCAATAGAGAAATTAAATATTAAAGGCATGCTACGAAACCATAACCTAGCACAAAGTATAAGTGATGTTGGCTGGGCAGGGTTCATAGATTGTACTTGTGGAGAGGGATGA
- a CDS encoding pyridoxamine 5'-phosphate oxidase family protein yields MNIGYKNQTLYLHSSNEGKKIEILKVNNRVSFRVEINIELVKDQNPCKWGMKYKSVVGWGYAYFIEDSKKKKEALDIIMAKYSKNANFEYSKTSLNNLALIRVEVKELTGKISGYGSNVANKE; encoded by the coding sequence ATGAACATTGGATACAAAAATCAGACTTTATACCTCCACTCTTCAAATGAAGGAAAAAAGATAGAAATCTTAAAAGTTAACAATAGGGTTTCATTTAGGGTTGAGATAAATATTGAGCTTGTGAAAGACCAAAATCCATGTAAATGGGGAATGAAATACAAAAGTGTTGTTGGATGGGGATATGCATATTTTATAGAAGATTCAAAAAAGAAAAAAGAAGCCCTAGACATTATAATGGCCAAATATTCCAAAAATGCAAATTTTGAATATTCAAAAACTTCTCTCAACAATCTAGCATTAATTAGAGTTGAAGTAAAAGAATTAACAGGTAAAATATCAGGATATGGCTCAAATGTAGCGAATAAAGAATAA
- a CDS encoding RNA-guided endonuclease TnpB family protein, whose translation MLRAYRYRMYPTKNQEEMVNKHFGACRYVYNWGLEYKIRTYKETCKSISRFALNKEITTLKQNEVWLKEINSQSLQGATLNLDNAFTRFFREKKGFPHFKSKKNRVQSFNVPQNYKVDFANNEVYFPKIGWVKTKLHRQFKGKQQTATISKTNTGKYYISILINDEQSYLKK comes from the coding sequence ATGTTAAGAGCATATAGATATCGAATGTATCCGACTAAAAACCAAGAAGAAATGGTTAACAAACATTTTGGAGCATGTCGATACGTGTATAATTGGGGATTAGAATATAAAATTCGAACATATAAGGAAACATGTAAATCAATATCCCGTTTCGCTCTTAACAAAGAAATAACAACACTCAAACAAAATGAAGTATGGCTCAAAGAAATTAACAGTCAATCATTACAAGGAGCTACCCTTAACCTTGATAATGCATTCACAAGATTTTTCAGAGAGAAAAAAGGATTCCCACATTTTAAATCAAAAAAAAATAGAGTACAATCATTCAATGTACCACAGAATTACAAAGTTGATTTCGCTAACAATGAAGTATACTTTCCAAAGATAGGATGGGTGAAAACAAAATTACATAGACAATTCAAAGGCAAACAACAAACAGCAACAATCTCTAAGACAAATACTGGTAAATATTATATCAGTATTCTAATTAATGACGAACAATCTTACCTGAAAAAGTAA
- a CDS encoding cupin domain-containing protein, with protein MSNELLGKTFKVENLIDYQENAVVSREIIRKETGTVTIFAFDKGEGLSEHTAPFDAMVQVVDGKAEIIISNNSNIVEKGEMIIMPANDPHALKAIERFKMVLTMIRSN; from the coding sequence ATGTCCAATGAACTATTAGGTAAGACATTTAAGGTTGAAAATTTAATAGATTACCAAGAAAATGCTGTAGTTAGTCGTGAGATCATTAGAAAAGAAACAGGAACAGTTACAATATTTGCATTTGATAAAGGTGAAGGATTAAGCGAACATACCGCCCCATTTGATGCAATGGTACAAGTAGTGGATGGTAAAGCAGAAATTATCATTTCTAATAATAGCAACATAGTAGAAAAAGGAGAAATGATTATTATGCCTGCAAATGATCCTCATGCACTTAAAGCAATTGAAAGATTTAAGATGGTTCTAACTATGATCAGATCAAACTGA
- a CDS encoding Rieske (2Fe-2S) protein, translating into MGEFVEVALVDELDDGNMLMSNINGLEILVTRVGDNYYGADNRCPHMGVIFQGGKLEGTIVTCPRHHSQFDLTDGHVIRWTDWTGLKLTAAKIFKSPRSLKTHQVKIKEDKIWVKID; encoded by the coding sequence ATGGGTGAATTTGTTGAGGTTGCATTGGTGGATGAATTAGATGATGGAAACATGCTGATGTCAAATATTAATGGACTAGAAATACTTGTTACAAGGGTTGGAGATAATTATTATGGTGCGGATAACCGTTGCCCACATATGGGGGTAATCTTTCAGGGAGGGAAACTTGAAGGAACAATTGTAACTTGTCCAAGACATCACAGCCAGTTTGACTTGACTGATGGCCACGTAATACGCTGGACAGATTGGACTGGACTTAAATTAACTGCTGCTAAAATATTCAAGTCCCCACGCTCTCTTAAAACCCATCAAGTCAAGATAAAAGAAGATAAAATATGGGTAAAGATAGACTAA